Genomic segment of Oncorhynchus tshawytscha isolate Ot180627B linkage group LG13, Otsh_v2.0, whole genome shotgun sequence:
tttacttatccagttgccccacttcttggaggcaggccactcggtttcgtctctgcgttatactggcatcgaacatgtcaccctccctaggagagggggtgaccttgataatttattgttaaaatgagaggctgcctggatctttaatttaaagacccttgctcccttcggtctcaatgtagactgatctgaagccattcttgtgattgtgactttgccattgtaattgtttgcaaGCTTATGTAGTCAActtgatcgtatgctatccatttgttgtttgtatgctgttctttgtatgacattttaatatttgattattaaccaatattaggccactcttggccttGATTACAGACActtgtgtcttttgacactatatgaGTCATCcggcagtgtttgtgattataccctgatgaagacagcttggctgtcgaaacattggtaattacatttttgcatctgagctcctagagtgtgcagctCTCTTTTACTTTCAAGtttactccgctagccagcacctcgtcttaatgcgtttctttttcttctagatggAACAGAAAGTTGACAGACAAGGTGTATTTTCCAGGCTTTATTTTTGTACAGAAAGAAAATGCAGGGTCCTGCTTTCATCTGAACAAATGGTTGACACCTGGAGAAGAAAAGACAGAATATCCGACATTAGGACAccatccctaaccctaccagAATCAGTTTGTGAATTATACACAACATACAGTAGCTTAGCTAAATGCGCAACAGAAACATCCTGTGTCAATTCCGCCACCAGTGTATTGTCTGactcaaatggcaccccattccaaATACACTGTACTGCTTTTGAAcggagccctatgggtcctggtcaaaagtagtgcaaaattaagggaatgtggtgccatttgagacgcacaTATTTGATCATTCAGATTCAGGAAGCCCTTCTCAGACAAATGCCTCGATGTCTTCAACTGAAGAGACACGCTGTTCTGGGGAACTGAACCCAGAGACACAGAACGTGACCCTGACCCAGTGACCCCAGACAGGTTGTGTCCCATTCAGACTCGTCATCGTATCATCACAGAAGGGAAGCATAAACTAAACTAAAGTAAACAAACTGTATCCCACCCTGAGATGGACGCTTTGAGGGTGCATTTTAAAACGAGACAATCATGGGGAGTCCTTTCACTACCACAATCCTTCTCCACAATTAATACTTCATCAATCTAGATTTTAAAATAATCTCCCAGATTtcatttgtggtgttccccaacAATGCAAATTTTGAGTCACTGGTTAAATTTGGGTCCTGAGGCAAAACCAGTTGACTGATTTACAGTACATTTCTACTATACGGTGGCTGGGTTAGTGTATAGTACCTGTCTATGCGGTGGGTACAGGAGTCGGTGGCATGGCTGCTGGGGCTTCTGGCTTGGCCCCCTTCTGCTCTGACACAGGGGTGGAGGGGATAGTCTCGTCTTTGGGCTCCACAATGCTCACATGGTCTGGCAGAGGCTTCTTGGGGCCGATCTTACCACTGGGGTCCCATGGTAACATGATTTTCACCTTGATGCCCAGCACACCTGacagacaaaaacacatacatgaaCACATCAGTGCCTTCTACCCAACAGTTACGCAGAACCATGAAGCATGTAGAATAGAGTATAAGGGTTAGCCTGTGTGTAGAGTAGCAAGAAAGAGGTTGATCATAATATAACTAAACTTAAGTAATTCCTGGCCCCTCTCAGACAAATGCCTCGATGTCTTCAATTGAAAAGACACGCTGCTCTGGGGAACTGAACCCAGAGAAACAGAACGTGTCCCTGACCCAGTGACCGCAGAGACAAACCGTGTCCATTCCGACTCGTCATCGTATCATCATCGAAGGAAAACATTTCATCTTCATAAGCAACACGCCAAAAATTATACTGTTGATGACTCACCTTGACAGAGCAGAATAATCTAGGGGTAGGGTATAGGGGTTGATTTGGTATTCACCGTCTAACCATTAGTAGTATTGTCTAGAGGTGGGGTATAGGGGTTGACTTGGGACTCGCTGTTTAGGGATAGGGTAGTAGTGTCTAGGGGTCGATTTGGTACTCACCCTGTCGGAGCAGGACGTGGCGTACAGCAGTGTCTACATAGTAGTTGACTGGGTCTCCACTGTGGATCATCAGGCCATCAACAAATTTCATTGACTTGGCCCTCTGACCCCTCAGCTTCCCAGAAACTACCACTTCACAACCCTTAGAGCCACTCTCCATGATGAACCTCAGCACACCATAGCAAGCCCTGgaagagggatagaaggaggaaagggatggaaagagggatggTGAAGGTGGAGAAAAGACAGCGGGTGGGGGTGGGCgagagaggatgaaggggagggggGTGTAAGTGAGAAAGAAAATAGTTTTAATACTCATGGCAACTATGAGAGCACATCTAACATGTGAGCAATTTTGCTGGCCCTTCTCAGACAAATGCCTCGATGTCTTCAACTGAAGAGA
This window contains:
- the LOC112265428 gene encoding 40S ribosomal protein S3 — protein: MAVQISKKRKFVADGIFKAELNEFLTRELAEDGYSGVEVRVTPTRTEIIILATRTQNVLGEKGRRIRELTAVVQKRFGFPEGNVELYAEKVATRGLCAIAQAESLRYKLLGGLAVRRACYGVLRFIMESGSKGCEVVVSGKLRGQRAKSMKFVDGLMIHSGDPVNYYVDTAVRHVLLRQGVLGIKVKIMLPWDPSGKIGPKKPLPDHVSIVEPKDETIPSTPVSEQKGAKPEAPAAMPPTPVPTA